The Castanea sativa cultivar Marrone di Chiusa Pesio chromosome 11, ASM4071231v1 genome contains a region encoding:
- the LOC142615714 gene encoding putative receptor-like protein kinase At5g24010, which translates to MEFLHRNFVLTLFLLSLSTLTALSYTFFSPVDNYLIDCGSTLDSTVDNRLFISDSSRFKSHWLSSTRSVSLKSNNPFDVSPGIYQTARVFTKPSRYEFEIKDKGTHMVRLHFHNLSSSKFDFNDAQFHVLVNGFVVLSDFIGGNLDSPKVMEYLIWVETGRLVITFVPICKSKFAYVNAIEVISAPKDLIVDTAQYVSSEKIEQFDGLVEQALEVVYRVNVGGPKVTPFNDTLWRTWVPDNDFLKSSFGSKRVYFSGRIRYQVGGASREVGPDNVYNTARVIKSTNASIPDVNITWVFPVKGGFKYLVRLHFCDIASISIALLYFNVYVNGNLAYKDLDLSGVTNYVLAAPFYADYVVDGDSSGVLTVSVGPSNMSYAYGIDGILNAVEIMKLNNSMGSLVGDLPAEFILNSWPRGNIHVLVPLIAAVCLLVILSLVMRRRMTGLKDSVMWSKLPMDVPNVNVKSGSLQP; encoded by the coding sequence atggaGTTTCTACACAGAAACTTTGTTTTGACTCTCTTcctactttctctctctaccctCACAGCTCTCTCTTACACCTTCTTCTCCCCCGTTGACAACTACCTCATCGACTGCGGTTCCACCCTGGACTCCACCGTAGACAATCGCCTATTCATTTCCGACTCGTCCCGCTTCAAATCTCACTGGCTCAGCTCAACTCGCTCTGTCTCACTCAAAAGCAACAACCCTTTTGATGTCTCTCCTGGTATATACCAAACAGCTCGAGTCTTCACGAAGCCTTCGAGGTACGAGTTTGAAATCAAGGACAAGGGGACCCACATGGTACGTCTTCATTTCCACAACCTTAGttcttcaaaatttgattttaatgaTGCTCAATTTCATGTTCTCGTTAATGGGTTTGTGGTTTTGAGTGATTTCATTGGTGGGAATTTAGACAGCCCAAAAGTTATGGAGTACCTGATCTGGGTTGAGACTGGTAGGCTTGTAATCACTTTTGTACCCATTTGTAAGTCTAAGTTTGCGTATGTGAATGCTATTGAAGTGATTTCTGCACCAAAAGATCTGATTGTTGACACGGCTCAGTATGTGAGCTCTGAGAAAATTGAGCAATTTGATGGGTTGGTTGAACAAGCTCTTGAAGTTGTGTATAGGGTCAACGTGGGAGGGCCTAAAGTTACACCTTTCAATGATACTTTGTGGAGGACTTGGGTTCCTGATAATGATTTTTTGAAGTCGAGTTTTGGGTCGAAAAGGGTGTATTTTAGTGGTCGGATTAGGTACCAAGTGGGAGGGGCAAGCCGTGAGGTTGGTCCGGATAATGTGTATAATACAGCACGAGTGATTAAGAGTACAAATGCTTCAATTCCTGATGTTAACATTACATGGGTGTTTCCTGTGAAGGGGGGATTTAAGTATCTTGTTCGTTTGCATTTTTGTGACATTGCTAGTATTTCAATTGCTTTGCTGTATTTCAATGTGTATGTTAATGGGAATTTGGCATATAAAGATTTGGATTTGTCGGGTGTTACCAATTATGTATTGGCTGCTCCGTTCTATGCGGACTACGTGGTCGATGGAGATAGTTCTGGGGTTTTAACTGTTAGTGTTGGGCCTTCAAATATGAGCTATGCGTATGGGATTGATGGTATTCTAAATGCTGTTGAGATTATGAAGTTGAATAATTCTATGGGGAGTCTTGTTGGTGACTTGCCTGCGGAGTTCATTTTGAACAGTTGGCCAAGAGGAAATATCCATGTTCTGGTTCCTTTGATTGCTGCTGTTTGTTTGCTGGTAATTCTATCTTTGGTCATGCGTAGGAGGATGACTGGATTAAAGGACTCTGTCATGTGGTCAAAATTGCCTATGGATGTTCCCAATGTTAATGTCAAGTCAGGCTCCCTGCAGCCATAG